A single genomic interval of Antarcticibacterium arcticum harbors:
- a CDS encoding TlpA disulfide reductase family protein, whose product MKHLLILFIFFAGLPAAFSQQVKLLTVNELHERLEQGRDTTYVVNFWATWCAPCIKELPYFEKLQEEKRKEKFKVLLVSVDFKSQLEKRVIPFVGKHGLKNEVFLLDEKDQQEYIDRIHKDWSGAIPATLFVKGKNQKFIEKEFTYSQLLSEYNKFIK is encoded by the coding sequence GTGAAGCATCTCCTGATTTTATTTATTTTTTTTGCCGGGCTGCCGGCGGCATTTAGTCAGCAGGTGAAATTGCTAACGGTCAATGAGCTGCATGAGCGATTGGAGCAGGGCAGGGATACGACTTATGTTGTGAATTTCTGGGCAACCTGGTGTGCACCCTGTATAAAGGAACTGCCTTATTTTGAAAAATTGCAGGAAGAGAAACGAAAGGAAAAATTCAAAGTTTTGCTGGTGAGTGTAGATTTTAAGTCGCAGTTGGAAAAGAGGGTGATCCCGTTTGTGGGAAAACACGGTCTTAAAAATGAAGTTTTTCTCCTGGATGAAAAGGACCAACAGGAATATATAGACAGAATTCACAAAGACTGGAGTGGGGCGATCCCGGCTACATTATTTGTAAAAGGAAAGAATCAAAAGTTTATAGAAAAGGAATTCACCTATTCTCAATTGCTTTCAGAATATAACAAATTCATTAAATAA
- a CDS encoding thioredoxin family protein, protein MKISALFAFLLCGLLATAQINTLETGAAAPGFSLKNIDGNMVSPKNYPDAKGFILVFTANTCPYAIAYESRLVELDKKFSSLGYPVIAINPNPQSISAGDSYEKMQVKAKEANFSFPYLLDEGQKITNLYGARVTPHIFLLQKEGALLKIVYTGAIDNDTEGNNPDKIKYVENAIASLEKGENIEVTATKAIGCTVKRPAVK, encoded by the coding sequence ATGAAGATTTCAGCTTTATTTGCATTCCTGCTTTGTGGCCTGCTAGCCACGGCCCAGATCAACACCCTTGAAACAGGTGCTGCCGCGCCCGGCTTCAGTTTAAAGAATATTGACGGGAACATGGTTTCTCCAAAAAATTATCCTGATGCCAAAGGATTTATCCTGGTTTTCACTGCCAACACCTGCCCATATGCCATCGCCTATGAGTCGCGCCTGGTTGAACTTGATAAAAAGTTCTCTTCGCTGGGGTATCCCGTGATTGCCATAAATCCTAATCCGCAATCAATTTCAGCCGGAGATAGTTATGAGAAAATGCAGGTCAAGGCTAAAGAAGCAAATTTCAGTTTTCCATATCTTTTGGATGAAGGTCAAAAAATCACCAATTTGTATGGAGCGCGGGTGACACCCCATATTTTTCTGCTTCAAAAAGAGGGAGCGCTATTAAAGATAGTTTATACAGGTGCTATAGATAATGACACCGAGGGCAATAATCCAGATAAGATAAAATATGTGGAAAACGCCATCGCTTCGCTGGAAAAGGGAGAAAATATTGAGGTGACTGCTACCAAAGCCATTGGCTGTACAGTCAAACGGCCGGCGGTTAAATAA
- a CDS encoding glycosyltransferase has translation MIAEQIKLSSSVTAEKLNFVDTPTQEELTSGKTDQEGVSGSYKKAIFTKRHVSILAGTFALLIGAAYSVYLLQPQIEEMNMNRMDTLGGMILLIVGISLLLFRLGFLAYIAKLFFRYKPVASVSNEELPTCTVIVPAYNEGKLVYSTLQSLVNSSYPAEKLQLIAIDDGSKDDTWEWMQKAKKELGDRVSIYQQPHNQGKRHALYRGFNLGTGDVFVTVDSDSIVEEDTLRNLVSPFITNENCGAVAGNVRVLNNQKAIIPRMLNVSFVFSFEFIRSAQSVLGSVLCTPGALAGYRRNAVMNCLEEWMNQTFMGQPTDIGEDRAMTNMILKQGFHVMFQRNAYVLTNIPEKYSSLHKMFTRWERSNVRENLMMSKFAFKPFREGSRSGTRILLLNQWMGMITAYPLILMMFILLIAHPVLFISSTLLSILIFSSLPAFFYAKKYNITEAFWIYSYSIFYTFGLFWITPYAMATASRRGWLTRG, from the coding sequence ATGATTGCAGAACAAATTAAATTAAGCTCTTCAGTTACGGCTGAAAAATTAAATTTTGTTGATACACCCACCCAAGAAGAACTTACCTCCGGAAAAACCGATCAGGAAGGGGTTTCCGGAAGCTATAAGAAAGCAATTTTCACTAAGCGACACGTTTCCATTTTAGCGGGGACTTTTGCACTTCTTATTGGCGCGGCATATTCTGTATACCTGTTGCAGCCGCAAATCGAGGAAATGAATATGAACCGAATGGATACCCTGGGAGGAATGATCCTGCTTATAGTTGGAATTTCCCTGTTATTGTTCAGGCTGGGGTTCCTTGCCTATATTGCCAAATTGTTCTTTCGGTACAAGCCTGTGGCTTCTGTAAGCAATGAAGAATTACCTACCTGTACCGTTATCGTACCGGCATACAATGAAGGGAAACTGGTTTATTCTACCCTTCAAAGTCTGGTGAACAGCAGTTATCCGGCTGAAAAATTACAATTGATCGCCATAGATGATGGTAGTAAGGATGATACCTGGGAGTGGATGCAAAAAGCAAAGAAGGAGCTGGGAGACCGTGTTTCTATTTATCAGCAGCCGCATAACCAGGGAAAAAGACACGCGCTTTACCGTGGATTCAACCTTGGAACAGGAGATGTATTTGTAACTGTAGACAGTGATTCTATCGTAGAAGAGGATACTTTGCGCAACCTGGTATCTCCTTTTATAACTAATGAAAATTGTGGTGCAGTAGCAGGAAATGTACGTGTGTTGAATAATCAAAAGGCGATCATTCCACGTATGCTGAATGTGAGCTTTGTGTTTAGTTTTGAATTCATAAGGTCTGCACAAAGTGTATTGGGATCTGTTCTATGTACCCCGGGTGCATTGGCGGGGTATCGCAGGAATGCGGTAATGAACTGCCTGGAAGAATGGATGAATCAAACTTTTATGGGTCAACCTACAGATATTGGAGAAGACCGGGCAATGACCAATATGATCCTGAAACAAGGCTTCCATGTAATGTTTCAGCGAAATGCCTATGTACTTACCAATATTCCAGAAAAATACAGCAGCCTGCATAAAATGTTTACCCGTTGGGAAAGGAGTAATGTGCGTGAGAACCTAATGATGTCCAAATTTGCTTTTAAACCATTCAGGGAAGGATCAAGGTCCGGGACCCGTATCTTATTGCTCAACCAGTGGATGGGTATGATCACCGCGTATCCTCTTATCCTGATGATGTTCATTTTACTTATTGCACATCCCGTTTTGTTTATAAGTTCAACACTATTGAGTATTTTAATTTTCTCAAGCCTTCCGGCATTCTTTTATGCAAAGAAGTATAATATAACCGAAGCGTTCTGGATCTACTCATACAGTATTTTCTATACGTTCGGGTTGTTCTGGATCACCCCTTATGCTATGGCCACCGCCAGCAGAAGAGGCTGGTTAACCAGGGGGTAA
- a CDS encoding porin, protein MLSYPQAKDSVARPVLPIEKIELLKNINFTFDMRVEFQAYTFRGGDNYYNGIQFQNGFTALGISGKVHERVHFTFRNRFNKNRDVQTLDRLGNDIELANINIELNPKFNLLLGKMNAFYGGYEYEFSPLYVLEYNDVFNNVLAFVTGAGITYQAFENHNFGLQVLNSRTMHYDDLYGDVVAENIREPDWPVAVVANWRGNFFDGKFQTIYSLSHSNEVKNRGTTFFTLGNKYQNRDLTLMYDFQYSFEEVDTKGVMTNLFNDGSIAEEVLYIENWLRAEYRFNPKLSGLLTLMTSSAYAKIEDNQKHMRRSYGVIPTIYYSPFKNFDMRFFLAYIGRYFDHSNYAIENFEASNYNKNEVRAGIIAPLLLF, encoded by the coding sequence ATGTTGTCTTACCCTCAGGCTAAAGACAGCGTGGCTCGACCGGTTTTGCCAATAGAAAAGATCGAACTCCTGAAGAATATAAATTTTACATTTGATATGCGCGTGGAATTCCAGGCTTACACTTTTAGGGGAGGTGATAATTATTACAATGGGATCCAATTTCAAAATGGTTTTACAGCCCTTGGAATTTCAGGGAAAGTACATGAGAGGGTACATTTTACTTTCAGAAATCGCTTTAATAAAAACAGGGATGTACAAACGCTGGATCGTTTAGGGAATGATATTGAATTGGCTAATATTAATATTGAGCTAAACCCTAAGTTTAATCTACTATTGGGAAAAATGAATGCCTTTTACGGGGGATATGAGTATGAATTCAGCCCCCTGTATGTTCTGGAATATAATGATGTTTTCAACAATGTCCTGGCTTTTGTTACAGGGGCCGGAATTACGTATCAGGCCTTTGAGAATCATAATTTTGGGTTGCAGGTTTTAAACTCCCGTACCATGCATTATGACGATCTTTACGGCGATGTTGTGGCAGAAAATATTAGGGAGCCCGACTGGCCGGTAGCGGTTGTTGCAAACTGGCGTGGAAACTTTTTTGATGGAAAATTTCAAACCATTTATAGCCTGAGCCATTCCAACGAAGTGAAGAACAGGGGCACTACATTTTTTACATTGGGAAATAAATACCAAAACCGGGACCTTACCCTTATGTATGACTTTCAATATAGCTTTGAAGAAGTGGATACAAAGGGTGTTATGACCAATCTTTTTAATGACGGCTCCATAGCAGAGGAGGTGTTGTATATTGAAAACTGGTTACGGGCAGAATATAGATTTAATCCCAAATTAAGCGGGTTATTAACACTTATGACCAGCAGTGCCTACGCTAAGATTGAAGATAACCAGAAACACATGAGAAGAAGCTACGGCGTAATCCCTACCATTTATTACAGTCCGTTTAAGAATTTTGATATGCGGTTTTTCCTGGCCTATATTGGCCGGTATTTTGACCATTCAAATTATGCCATTGAAAATTTTGAGGCATCAAATTATAATAAAAATGAGGTAAGAGCAGGGATTATTGCTCCTTTGCTGCTTTTTTAG
- a CDS encoding DEAD/DEAH box helicase family protein yields MEQDNLQHSCNNIIELIRFDERGLIYRKYENFLNWFGMGGRRKFEVIEQIDTHFKKNNISIWKGRKKLNSVADFKRGETITLRYNGHKRKETTMNVGKEKVSNNDAGTISVVNEDSGIRLYKHQEEAIQKLHSQIRRSNGNIFSGLLVLPTGGGKTLTAAYWLAQNYLAEGKKVLWIAHRHELLEQAKATFHERLAYKDVFGKKSSFNYRIISGIHDKPVNIKPTDDLVISSKDSLNSGFDHLYNNWLKGQDEVFLVIDEAHHATAKTYKKLIEKIGEKVSKFKILGLTATPFRTAENEQGALQKVFTNDIIYKVDLRTLIARGILSEPVFEEIQTDFDMTSQLTEKQLDNLKYFDIESIGKDVADSIAKNSQRNAVIVNQYLKEKLRYKQTLVFALNVNNAIALKSLFNDRGIKADFVVSAIKDRITGSNISQQENKEKIDQFRRGDIEVLINVNILTEGTDLPEVQTIFLARPTISSILMTQMIGRGLRGLKAGGTEKAFIVSFIDDWKDKVSWVNPEQLIVEEHIDNTKDSGERNKHLTRLISLQKIEEFALLANNLIDEATRKKLTSLDFIERIPLGIYHFSLLKHLVDEELEKNCEILIYNNIEQSYIDFMNGLPFFFKHQSLSERDDLTENDLNDLEKKVEELFFFGCEKYPGYSEQDIKDVLLFYAQTGEIPKYIEFQNRENFNVTRIAQDIYSKDLRQSEAMEFKNELWESNETEWKAFFGYKKEYFLNEVDLAIRKVSNPELFKKSSILPTDTKELRPLEKLSMHKIREFNPQYWKYLSDKIYEKNRDKDGYYVSATGNFRSKNKLDFQIDHIIPISYHGLTVEENLQLLTRSENGLKGAGEL; encoded by the coding sequence ATGGAGCAGGATAATCTACAACATAGCTGCAATAATATTATCGAGCTGATCAGATTTGATGAAAGAGGTTTAATATATCGCAAATACGAAAATTTCTTAAACTGGTTCGGAATGGGTGGCAGGAGGAAATTTGAAGTCATTGAGCAAATAGACACCCATTTCAAAAAAAATAATATTTCTATTTGGAAAGGAAGAAAAAAGCTGAACTCGGTTGCAGATTTTAAACGTGGAGAAACAATCACTTTGAGATATAATGGTCATAAAAGAAAAGAAACAACAATGAACGTAGGAAAGGAAAAAGTTAGCAATAATGATGCAGGAACAATTTCAGTGGTAAATGAGGACAGTGGTATAAGATTGTATAAACATCAGGAGGAAGCCATCCAAAAATTACATTCTCAAATTAGAAGATCTAATGGAAATATTTTTTCAGGCTTGCTGGTGTTGCCCACAGGGGGAGGAAAAACGCTAACGGCTGCATATTGGTTAGCTCAAAATTATTTGGCTGAAGGCAAGAAGGTTCTGTGGATCGCTCATAGGCATGAGCTTCTGGAACAGGCAAAGGCCACTTTTCACGAACGTCTCGCATATAAAGATGTTTTTGGTAAAAAATCTTCATTCAACTACAGAATCATTTCCGGGATCCATGATAAACCTGTAAATATAAAACCAACTGATGATCTTGTTATTTCAAGCAAGGACAGCCTTAATTCGGGATTTGACCACTTATACAACAATTGGTTAAAAGGTCAGGATGAAGTCTTTTTAGTTATAGACGAAGCACACCATGCAACAGCGAAAACCTATAAAAAATTAATAGAAAAGATAGGAGAAAAAGTTAGCAAATTTAAAATTCTAGGTTTAACTGCTACTCCATTTCGTACTGCAGAAAACGAACAGGGAGCACTTCAAAAGGTTTTTACTAATGATATTATTTATAAAGTAGATCTTCGAACATTAATAGCACGGGGTATTCTTTCGGAACCTGTTTTTGAAGAAATTCAGACCGATTTTGATATGACTAGTCAGCTTACAGAAAAACAACTGGATAATTTAAAATATTTTGATATTGAATCTATTGGTAAAGATGTAGCCGATTCAATCGCAAAGAATAGTCAAAGGAATGCTGTAATCGTTAATCAATATCTGAAGGAAAAACTAAGATACAAACAAACCCTTGTATTTGCTCTTAATGTAAATAATGCTATTGCTCTAAAGTCATTATTTAATGATCGGGGGATAAAAGCGGATTTCGTCGTATCTGCTATTAAAGATAGAATAACAGGCTCAAATATTTCCCAACAAGAAAACAAAGAAAAAATAGATCAATTTCGCCGTGGAGATATAGAAGTTTTAATAAATGTAAATATTCTTACCGAGGGAACCGATCTTCCCGAGGTGCAGACCATCTTCCTTGCCCGGCCAACTATTTCCTCAATTCTTATGACCCAGATGATAGGCAGAGGATTAAGGGGATTAAAGGCCGGGGGAACCGAAAAAGCTTTTATCGTGAGTTTTATTGATGATTGGAAGGATAAAGTAAGCTGGGTTAATCCTGAACAATTAATTGTTGAAGAACATATTGATAATACCAAGGATTCCGGCGAAAGAAACAAACACCTTACACGCCTGATATCTCTACAAAAAATTGAAGAGTTTGCCCTTCTTGCAAATAACTTAATAGATGAAGCAACCAGAAAGAAGCTGACTTCCTTAGACTTCATTGAAAGAATTCCGTTAGGAATTTATCATTTTTCACTTTTAAAACATTTAGTAGATGAGGAGCTTGAGAAGAATTGTGAAATATTAATTTATAATAATATTGAGCAATCTTACATTGATTTCATGAATGGTTTACCTTTCTTTTTTAAACATCAAAGTTTATCAGAAAGAGATGATCTAACCGAAAATGATTTAAACGATCTTGAGAAAAAAGTAGAGGAACTATTTTTCTTTGGCTGTGAGAAATATCCCGGTTATTCAGAACAAGACATAAAAGATGTGCTTTTGTTCTATGCTCAAACCGGCGAAATACCAAAATATATAGAATTTCAAAACCGAGAGAATTTTAATGTCACACGGATCGCACAAGATATTTATTCAAAAGATCTCCGCCAATCAGAAGCAATGGAGTTCAAAAACGAACTTTGGGAAAGTAATGAAACCGAATGGAAGGCTTTTTTTGGTTATAAAAAAGAATACTTCCTAAACGAAGTAGACTTGGCTATCCGCAAAGTTAGTAACCCGGAATTGTTCAAAAAATCATCCATCCTTCCAACAGATACTAAAGAACTTCGACCGCTTGAAAAGTTGTCGATGCATAAGATAAGAGAATTTAATCCACAGTATTGGAAATACCTTAGTGATAAAATCTATGAGAAAAATCGAGATAAAGATGGATATTATGTGAGCGCAACAGGAAATTTTAGAAGCAAAAATAAATTGGATTTTCAGATTGATCATATAATTCCAATAAGTTATCATGGTCTTACGGTAGAAGAAAATTTACAGTTATTAACTCGTTCCGAAAATGGTCTTAAAGGAGCAGGTGAACTTTAG
- a CDS encoding DUF1810 domain-containing protein — translation MSNLKRFLDAQEKDYKNALAEIRRGRKTGHWMWYIFPQLKDSGYSPTSKFYGIHGIEEAKEYMEHPVLGFRLREISSALLALESNDALQIMGSPDHLKLKSSMTLLSSIPGADLVFGKVIEKFFSGEKDKKTLAIIKNKEA, via the coding sequence ATGAGCAACCTTAAGCGTTTTCTTGATGCGCAGGAAAAAGATTATAAAAACGCCCTGGCAGAGATTCGCCGGGGAAGGAAAACCGGCCATTGGATGTGGTATATTTTTCCGCAGTTAAAAGATTCGGGTTATAGTCCTACTTCAAAATTTTATGGCATCCACGGAATAGAGGAAGCAAAAGAGTATATGGAACACCCTGTATTAGGTTTTAGGCTAAGAGAAATTTCTTCAGCCTTACTGGCTTTGGAATCAAATGATGCGCTACAAATAATGGGCAGTCCTGATCATCTTAAATTAAAATCCAGCATGACCTTATTAAGTTCAATTCCGGGAGCCGATTTAGTTTTTGGGAAAGTGATTGAAAAATTCTTTTCCGGAGAAAAAGATAAAAAGACTCTTGCAATAATTAAAAATAAGGAAGCTTAA